The following proteins are encoded in a genomic region of Methanoculleus oceani:
- a CDS encoding cupin domain-containing protein: MSEEKRAELRGKVLRLADLVAYQDGTVASRMIVNKPVGSITLFSFDEDEGLSEHTAPYDAVVTILEGECEVWIAGETHHMHEGETIIFPANAPHALSAITRFKMSLTMIRE, translated from the coding sequence ATGTCTGAAGAGAAGCGTGCAGAGTTGCGGGGGAAGGTTCTCCGGCTGGCGGATCTCGTCGCCTACCAGGACGGAACCGTGGCAAGCAGGATGATCGTCAACAAACCGGTGGGGAGCATCACCCTCTTCTCGTTCGACGAGGACGAGGGGCTCTCGGAGCATACCGCGCCCTACGATGCGGTGGTGACGATCCTCGAGGGGGAGTGCGAGGTCTGGATCGCGGGCGAGACACACCATATGCACGAGGGCGAGACGATCATCTTCCCGGCAAACGCCCCCCACGCCCTCTCGGCCATAACCCGGTTCAAGATGTCGCTTACGATGATCAGGGAGTGA
- a CDS encoding fasciclin domain-containing protein, with protein MRRSVLFGLCIVLLLSISAASIAVSIGEGPVELNPDETLNITPVNSTETYEVPRTTVLGALDAASLLGAFEYQVAEDLPPEEGNLSILSITGIENEIVNGTPNNWTYWVDGEQGTTGPAVTNVTDGDNLTYSYGPPGHSVENASFTLMVNVSVAGAAVNVTPTPTVNVTPTPTVNVTPTPTVNVTGPDGQYGPGPTVNVTPTPTVNVTPTPTVNVTPTPTVNVTPTPTVNVTPTPTVNVTPTPGANVTPAVSVSDQPIVNATVIVDNATINRTGWADIHADLNGTPGAIIGYSPISEGVNENVTVAIEVENATPVLYAMLHVDEGEPGVHEFPGPDVPVLLNGSPVQQAFNVTGGLPGVNVTPTPTVNVTPTPTVTGPDGQYGPGPTVNVTPTPTVNVTPTPTVNVTPTPTVNVTPTPTVNVTPTPTVNVTPTPTVNVTPTPTVNVTPTPTVNVTPTPTVNVTPTPTVNVTPTPTVNVTPTVNVTPTPTVNVTPTPTVNVTPTPTVNVTPTPTAEANVTIVEPMEGASVTAGNVTVSVNVTNFTLVEPTGQPNVPGEGHLHYYLDAVVPTNESEPAVPEFGGYVISTNLSHTWENVTAGEHNLSVQLVNNDHTPLIPLTFETVNVTAEGEANVTPTPTVNVTPTPTVNVTPTPTVNVTPTPTVNVTPTPTVNVTPTPTVNVTSTPTVNVTPTPTVNVTPTPTVNVTPTPTPGVNITDEIVTGLSGQENLTTFIGLVNNSTIGERLEANRSYVICAPTNDAFAGLGNETLSVIQNDTTLLNDILDYHVILGDYTIEELVMLCENSTDGQISLPTVAGTDVNVSLTDGQLLINNIVVATQIQITNNIVVYVIDGVLIPPDTPIPTPTPTVTPTVTPTVNVTPTPTVNVTPTPTVNVTPTPTVNVTPTPTVNVTPTPTVNVTPTPTVNVTPTPTVNVTPTPTVNVTPTPTVNVTPTPTVNVTPTPTVNVTPTPTVNVTPTPTVNVTPTPTVNVTPTPTVNVTPTPTVNVTPTPTVNVTPTPTVNVTPTPTLVPPGETVDLQLYEGWNFVSIPRPLSVGNDTAAVVFADVDTGGRPFYIHTPAGGFEPLGENETLMVLEGYWVYSTEETTVELMLSTDPVRSPAVKTLSPGWNAIGYSDLTERSADEALTSVEDIWVSVVGYDAEDQAYRPALINNQTGAQGENQRLSPTEGYWLFVREDGRLAAISA; from the coding sequence ATGAGACGATCTGTACTGTTCGGTTTGTGCATCGTCCTTCTCCTGTCGATCTCCGCCGCAAGTATAGCGGTCTCGATTGGAGAGGGCCCTGTCGAACTGAACCCTGATGAGACTTTGAACATTACACCGGTAAACAGCACCGAAACGTACGAGGTGCCGCGGACGACAGTGCTTGGAGCACTTGACGCCGCCTCGCTCCTCGGTGCATTCGAGTACCAGGTTGCTGAAGACCTGCCTCCGGAAGAGGGAAATCTCAGCATTCTATCGATTACAGGTATTGAGAACGAGATAGTGAACGGGACCCCGAACAACTGGACGTACTGGGTGGATGGCGAGCAGGGCACGACCGGGCCCGCGGTGACGAACGTGACCGACGGGGATAATCTGACCTACTCCTATGGGCCTCCGGGTCATTCAGTGGAGAACGCCTCGTTTACACTGATGGTGAACGTCAGCGTGGCCGGAGCGGCTGTGAATGTCACCCCGACTCCGACGGTGAACGTGACTCCGACTCCGACGGTCAACGTTACGCCGACGCCGACGGTGAACGTGACCGGGCCTGACGGTCAGTATGGACCGGGTCCGACGGTGAACGTGACTCCGACGCCGACGGTGAATGTAACACCCACGCCGACGGTCAACGTAACACCCACGCCGACGGTGAACGTGACTCCGACCCCGACGGTCAACGTGACACCCACGCCGACCGTCAACGTGACACCCACGCCGGGGGCGAACGTGACACCCGCCGTAAGCGTGTCCGATCAGCCGATTGTGAACGCAACGGTGATCGTTGATAACGCCACGATCAACCGGACGGGCTGGGCGGACATCCACGCCGACCTGAACGGAACACCCGGGGCCATTATCGGCTACAGCCCGATCAGCGAGGGCGTGAACGAGAACGTGACCGTGGCGATCGAGGTTGAGAACGCCACGCCGGTGCTCTATGCCATGCTCCACGTCGATGAGGGGGAGCCGGGCGTCCACGAGTTCCCGGGACCTGACGTGCCGGTGCTCCTGAATGGAAGCCCCGTCCAGCAGGCCTTCAACGTGACCGGAGGGCTGCCGGGAGTGAATGTTACTCCGACCCCGACCGTGAACGTGACCCCGACACCGACCGTGACCGGGCCTGACGGTCAGTATGGACCGGGTCCGACGGTGAATGTAACACCCACGCCGACGGTCAATGTGACTCCGACCCCGACGGTGAACGTGACCCCGACCCCGACAGTGAACGTGACTCCGACCCCGACGGTGAACGTGACCCCGACGCCGACGGTGAACGTGACCCCGACTCCGACGGTGAACGTGACCCCGACTCCGACGGTGAACGTGACCCCGACTCCGACGGTGAACGTAACACCCACGCCGACGGTCAACGTGACTCCGACCCCGACGGTGAACGTGACCCCGACGCCGACGGTGAACGTGACCCCGACGGTCAACGTCACGCCGACTCCGACGGTGAACGTAACCCCGACTCCGACGGTGAACGTAACACCCACGCCGACGGTCAATGTCACCCCGACCCCGACCGCCGAAGCGAACGTCACCATCGTTGAGCCCATGGAAGGTGCCAGCGTCACTGCCGGGAACGTCACGGTGAGCGTGAACGTCACGAACTTCACGCTGGTGGAGCCGACCGGGCAGCCGAACGTGCCGGGCGAAGGCCACCTGCACTACTACCTCGACGCCGTGGTGCCGACGAATGAGAGCGAACCAGCCGTCCCGGAGTTCGGCGGCTATGTCATCTCCACGAACCTCTCCCACACCTGGGAGAACGTGACGGCAGGCGAGCACAACCTCTCGGTCCAGCTGGTCAACAACGACCACACGCCGCTCATCCCGCTCACGTTTGAGACGGTGAACGTCACTGCCGAAGGGGAAGCCAACGTGACTCCGACTCCAACGGTGAACGTGACCCCGACTCCGACGGTGAACGTAACACCCACGCCGACGGTGAACGTAACACCCACGCCGACGGTGAACGTAACACCCACGCCGACGGTGAACGTAACACCCACGCCGACGGTGAACGTAACATCCACGCCGACGGTGAACGTAACACCCACGCCGACGGTCAATGTCACCCCGACGCCGACGGTGAACGTCACGCCGACGCCGACACCCGGAGTGAACATCACCGATGAGATCGTCACAGGGCTTTCAGGGCAGGAGAACCTGACGACGTTCATCGGATTGGTAAACAACTCCACTATCGGCGAGAGGCTTGAGGCGAACAGGAGTTACGTGATATGTGCTCCGACCAACGATGCGTTTGCCGGGCTGGGCAATGAGACACTCTCGGTTATCCAGAACGACACGACACTCCTGAACGACATCCTTGATTACCACGTCATCCTGGGAGACTACACGATCGAAGAGCTCGTGATGCTGTGCGAGAATTCGACCGACGGGCAGATCTCCCTGCCGACCGTTGCGGGCACGGATGTCAACGTCTCGCTTACCGACGGCCAGTTGCTCATCAACAACATCGTTGTTGCGACCCAGATCCAGATCACGAACAACATCGTGGTCTACGTGATCGACGGTGTCCTGATCCCACCGGACACCCCGATCCCAACCCCGACTCCGACAGTGACCCCGACGGTGACCCCGACGGTGAACGTGACCCCGACGCCGACCGTGAACGTCACCCCGACCCCGACAGTGAACGTGACCCCGACTCCGACGGTGAACGTGACCCCGACTCCGACGGTGAACGTGACCCCGACGCCGACGGTGAACGTGACCCCGACTCCGACCGTGAACGTGACCCCGACGCCGACGGTGAACGTGACCCCGACGCCGACGGTGAACGTGACCCCGACGCCGACGGTCAACGTCACGCCGACTCCGACCGTGAACGTGACCCCGACGCCGACGGTGAACGTGACCCCGACGCCGACGGTGAACGTGACCCCGACGCCGACGGTCAACGTCACGCCGACTCCGACCGTGAACGTGACCCCGACGCCGACGGTGAACGTGACCCCGACGCCGACGGTGAACGTGACCCCGACGCCGACGGTGAACGTGACTCCGACCCCGACGGTGAACGTCACGCCGACGCCGACCCTGGTCCCACCGGGGGAGACCGTGGATCTCCAGCTCTATGAAGGCTGGAACTTCGTCTCAATCCCGAGGCCGCTCTCTGTGGGCAACGACACAGCAGCAGTGGTCTTTGCGGATGTCGACACCGGCGGACGGCCGTTCTACATCCACACCCCGGCGGGCGGCTTCGAGCCCCTGGGCGAGAACGAGACCCTGATGGTCCTTGAGGGATACTGGGTCTACTCGACCGAGGAGACGACCGTGGAGCTGATGCTCAGCACCGACCCGGTGCGGTCTCCTGCAGTAAAGACGCTCAGTCCGGGCTGGAACGCCATCGGCTACTCCGACCTGACGGAGCGCAGTGCAGATGAAGCGCTCACATCGGTGGAAGACATCTGGGTGTCTGTCGTCGGCTACGATGCAGAGGACCAGGCCTACCGGCCGGCGCTCATCAACAACCAGACCGGGGCGCAGGGCGAGAACCAGAGACTCTCCCCGACCGAGGGCTACTGGCTGTTCGTGCGCGAGGATGGCAGACTGGCTGCTATCAGCGCCTAA
- a CDS encoding cupin domain-containing protein, which translates to MKIVDVAQEPIGENPHHVDARKVYDTEHATAVVITLNPGESLKKHITPVDVFFYVLEGTGVVEIGDERAEVGKDHLVESPAKIPHRWMNESDRTFRVLVVKVPRPTTGTKLL; encoded by the coding sequence ATGAAGATTGTTGATGTAGCACAGGAACCGATCGGCGAGAACCCGCACCACGTCGACGCCCGGAAGGTCTACGACACCGAGCATGCGACGGCGGTGGTGATCACGCTTAACCCCGGCGAATCACTCAAGAAGCACATAACCCCGGTGGACGTCTTCTTCTACGTCCTCGAAGGCACGGGGGTCGTCGAGATCGGCGACGAGCGTGCCGAGGTCGGGAAGGACCACCTGGTCGAGAGCCCGGCAAAGATCCCGCACCGCTGGATGAACGAGAGCGACCGCACCTTCCGGGTGCTCGTGGTGAAGGTCCCCCGGCCGACGACCGGGACGAAACTGCTCTGA
- a CDS encoding aldehyde dehydrogenase family protein has protein sequence MKMLINGEWRDSVSGKVFLVHNPATGDVVGEAPLGGEDDVRSAIEAAGEAFADWSARSSRDRGKVLFFAAEEVRRRNTDLAALLTAEQGKPIREAVDEINGFANILEYYHALSAGERGEFMNLGGYGRVTVERRPLGICGAIIPWNMPAIIMGWKIGPALTAGNTVVLKPARTAPLTCMKLAEILGDAGLPPGVLNVVTGPGETVGREIARNPGVRKVSFTGEVGTGRQVALDAAPALKRLTLELGGSDPMIVCDDADIPAAVEGVVRGRFYNCGQVCTAVKRLYVYESIADEFVRRLTARVEAIVVGNGMDRGVGMGPLNNRAGLERVVGQVDAARDRDEGEIVTGGQAPRGEAYERGHFFLPTLIAGVPHDSVLFAEEVFGPVLPIATVPGLDEALELANNSRYGLGASVWTHSADVIARATEELEAGIVWVNQHLRIPPEVPFGGTKASGIGRENGSRALEEYMEEKAVLIRL, from the coding sequence ATGAAGATGCTGATCAACGGCGAGTGGCGCGATTCGGTCTCCGGGAAGGTGTTTTTGGTGCACAATCCCGCGACGGGGGACGTGGTCGGGGAAGCGCCGCTCGGCGGCGAAGATGATGTCCGTTCGGCAATCGAGGCCGCCGGCGAGGCGTTCGCGGACTGGTCTGCAAGAAGCTCCCGGGACCGGGGGAAAGTCCTCTTCTTCGCAGCGGAGGAGGTGCGCCGCAGGAACACCGACCTTGCTGCGCTCCTGACCGCCGAGCAGGGCAAGCCCATCCGCGAGGCGGTCGACGAGATCAACGGGTTCGCAAACATCCTCGAGTACTACCATGCTCTCTCTGCGGGGGAGCGGGGGGAGTTCATGAACCTCGGGGGTTACGGCCGCGTTACTGTAGAGAGACGCCCGCTCGGCATCTGCGGCGCGATCATCCCCTGGAACATGCCGGCGATCATCATGGGCTGGAAGATCGGCCCGGCCCTGACGGCGGGGAACACCGTGGTCTTGAAGCCCGCCCGGACCGCCCCCCTGACCTGCATGAAACTCGCGGAGATCCTCGGGGACGCGGGCCTTCCTCCCGGTGTCTTAAACGTCGTCACCGGCCCGGGGGAGACGGTCGGCCGGGAGATCGCGAGGAACCCGGGCGTTCGGAAGGTCTCGTTCACCGGCGAGGTCGGGACCGGGAGGCAGGTCGCCCTGGACGCCGCACCGGCGTTGAAGCGGCTCACGCTGGAACTCGGGGGGAGCGATCCGATGATCGTCTGTGACGATGCCGATATCCCGGCGGCGGTCGAGGGGGTCGTCAGGGGGCGGTTCTACAACTGCGGCCAGGTCTGCACGGCGGTCAAGAGGCTCTACGTCTACGAGTCGATCGCGGATGAGTTCGTCCGGCGCCTGACGGCGAGGGTCGAGGCGATCGTGGTCGGGAACGGCATGGACCGCGGCGTCGGCATGGGGCCGCTGAACAACCGGGCGGGCCTTGAGCGGGTCGTCGGCCAGGTCGATGCCGCCCGGGACCGGGATGAGGGTGAGATCGTCACGGGAGGGCAGGCTCCTCGGGGGGAAGCATACGAGCGCGGTCACTTCTTCCTGCCGACGCTCATTGCCGGTGTTCCGCACGACTCCGTTCTCTTCGCCGAGGAGGTCTTTGGTCCGGTGCTGCCGATCGCTACCGTCCCGGGGCTCGACGAGGCGCTTGAACTCGCGAACAACTCCCGCTACGGTCTCGGGGCATCGGTATGGACCCACAGTGCGGACGTGATCGCCCGGGCGACGGAAGAACTTGAGGCGGGGATTGTCTGGGTCAACCAGCACCTGCGCATCCCCCCGGAGGTGCCGTTCGGGGGGACGAAGGCGAGCGGCATCGGCAGGGAGAACGGCAGCCGAGCGCTCGAGGAGTATATGGAGGAGAAGGCCGTGCTGATACGGCTGTAG
- a CDS encoding MFS transporter has translation MLQKLPIIFGIFVVMALSNAVVPVLPDFAEGAALQGAVYSAYFLGAFVAVLPAGVASDRIGSVPLIRAGLLLTLGSGVLILLFPSGLPLLAFRVVEGIGAGLFLSAALAWANSQPSAGQLSGYFMAALNLGLVVGLLATGWLDAALDSHLAGIAFFTVLAVPVVGMGFAVRESERVGFAKANLPGIVRNYFWLFSAAVVLVGMTGAVAAVYPEYTGNDPSVLALQLATINIATIIAVLVAPRINFRPVPTIRAASLLMAAAVVAGYFTPYAFPAIGALSGVIIVAVLAFLAETRIQQGVMTGLFNTASYAGFTFLSAIAGLAAGLFGFLAAFLLLAVMAAAVAIPIGRCRCEYRG, from the coding sequence ATGCTGCAAAAACTCCCCATTATCTTCGGGATATTCGTGGTGATGGCGCTCTCGAACGCCGTCGTCCCGGTGCTTCCCGATTTTGCCGAGGGGGCGGCACTGCAGGGTGCGGTCTACTCCGCATACTTTTTGGGCGCGTTTGTCGCGGTGCTGCCGGCAGGTGTGGCGAGCGACCGGATAGGCAGCGTACCGCTCATCCGTGCCGGCCTTCTCCTGACCCTCGGAAGCGGGGTCCTCATCCTGCTCTTTCCTTCGGGCCTGCCGCTCCTCGCCTTCCGGGTGGTCGAGGGGATCGGTGCCGGGCTCTTTCTCTCGGCGGCGCTTGCGTGGGCGAACTCTCAACCGTCGGCCGGGCAGCTCAGCGGGTATTTCATGGCGGCTTTGAACCTCGGCCTGGTCGTGGGGCTTCTCGCGACAGGGTGGCTCGATGCGGCCCTCGACAGTCATCTTGCGGGGATTGCTTTCTTTACGGTGCTTGCCGTTCCCGTGGTCGGGATGGGTTTTGCGGTCCGGGAGAGCGAGCGCGTGGGTTTTGCGAAAGCGAACCTCCCCGGGATCGTCCGGAACTACTTCTGGCTCTTTTCCGCGGCGGTCGTTCTGGTGGGGATGACCGGGGCGGTTGCGGCCGTCTACCCGGAGTACACCGGGAACGACCCGTCGGTGCTCGCCCTGCAGCTCGCGACGATCAACATCGCGACCATTATCGCCGTGCTCGTCGCCCCCCGGATCAACTTCCGTCCCGTCCCGACCATTCGGGCCGCCTCGCTCCTGATGGCGGCGGCGGTCGTGGCGGGCTATTTTACTCCCTATGCCTTCCCCGCCATCGGGGCTCTTTCCGGGGTGATCATCGTCGCGGTTCTTGCGTTCCTTGCGGAGACGAGGATCCAGCAGGGCGTGATGACCGGGCTCTTCAACACCGCATCCTACGCCGGGTTCACGTTCCTCTCCGCCATTGCGGGGCTGGCCGCCGGGCTGTTCGGGTTCCTGGCCGCGTTTCTCCTGCTTGCCGTGATGGCGGCGGCGGTGGCCATTCCCATCGGCAGGTGCCGGTGCGAGTACCGCGGGTGA
- a CDS encoding fasciclin domain-containing protein: MPFAVTAAVVGDENVTVTPGEEIGQMDNQTADMTIAAYIGQDENLTRLAEAITMAGLYDTLNSGGPYTVFAPSDDAFNALGNDTVNQLMIDTANLTMVLQYHVVEGEYTSENLTSMAGNQTGNQTGNQTGNQTEGGILEIFSGLLGMGNETGNMTTLTTLAGEELNVSATDGEVMVENATVTMADINTTNGVIHIIDQVLVPASVNLTAAENQTTMQVETPAETPTGPMGETPTTTMAENQSGLVGVVQ; this comes from the coding sequence ATGCCGTTTGCTGTGACTGCGGCAGTGGTGGGAGACGAGAATGTAACCGTGACGCCCGGGGAAGAGATCGGGCAGATGGATAATCAGACAGCAGATATGACTATTGCCGCCTACATTGGGCAGGACGAGAACCTGACGAGGCTGGCCGAAGCAATCACCATGGCGGGTCTTTATGACACGTTGAACTCGGGTGGGCCGTACACGGTCTTTGCTCCAAGCGACGATGCGTTCAACGCTCTCGGGAACGATACCGTGAACCAGCTCATGATCGATACCGCCAACCTGACCATGGTCCTTCAGTACCACGTTGTTGAGGGCGAGTACACATCGGAGAACCTCACCAGCATGGCCGGGAACCAGACCGGGAACCAGACCGGGAACCAGACGGGGAACCAGACTGAAGGCGGGATTCTCGAGATCTTCAGCGGGCTCCTCGGTATGGGGAATGAGACCGGGAACATGACGACACTCACTACGCTCGCCGGTGAGGAACTGAACGTCTCCGCCACCGACGGCGAGGTCATGGTCGAGAACGCCACCGTCACCATGGCGGACATCAACACGACAAACGGCGTGATCCACATCATCGACCAGGTGCTGGTGCCTGCAAGCGTGAACCTGACGGCGGCTGAGAACCAGACCACGATGCAGGTCGAGACGCCGGCCGAGACGCCGACCGGCCCAATGGGTGAGACGCCGACCACGACGATGGCCGAGAACCAGAGCGGGTTGGTTGGTGTCGTGCAGTGA
- a CDS encoding 4Fe-4S binding protein, with amino-acid sequence MVVESIPKAAGFVYGIIAFAALVWLWRSGRFTRRRAVPFLAASTLFGFLVFAPVFPYQFQALVLRDAAALGSPLPMALAGLLAFIVLALVFGRIVCGQVCPAGAVQELMYLVPAPKHGRAESRVPVAVRAGVFVVFLAAGLGLSVNLLALMGLPAFFNLTVASASFFVFLSIVLLSAVVYRPFCRYVCPYGALLAPAASKSLYRLRRTEACIGCRKCERACPTGAADPAAGLGECYLCGRCTEACPADGALVYTRAGRKE; translated from the coding sequence ATGGTCGTTGAGTCGATCCCGAAGGCCGCAGGGTTCGTCTACGGCATTATCGCGTTTGCCGCCCTCGTCTGGCTCTGGCGCTCCGGCCGGTTCACCCGGCGGCGTGCGGTGCCGTTCCTCGCAGCCTCGACGCTCTTCGGGTTCCTGGTCTTTGCGCCGGTCTTCCCCTACCAGTTCCAGGCCCTCGTCCTCCGGGATGCCGCGGCGCTCGGCTCGCCGCTTCCCATGGCACTCGCAGGACTGCTCGCCTTCATCGTCCTCGCCCTCGTATTCGGCCGGATCGTCTGCGGGCAGGTCTGCCCGGCTGGCGCCGTCCAGGAACTCATGTATCTCGTGCCGGCCCCAAAGCACGGCCGCGCCGAAAGCCGGGTCCCGGTGGCGGTCAGGGCGGGCGTCTTCGTCGTCTTCCTCGCCGCCGGCCTCGGGCTCTCCGTGAACCTCCTTGCGCTCATGGGCCTCCCGGCCTTCTTCAACCTCACGGTCGCGAGCGCCTCGTTCTTCGTCTTCCTTTCGATCGTCCTCCTCTCCGCCGTCGTCTACCGGCCGTTCTGCCGCTATGTCTGTCCCTACGGCGCCCTGCTCGCCCCGGCGGCGTCAAAGAGCCTCTACCGGCTCCGGCGAACGGAGGCATGCATCGGCTGCCGGAAATGCGAGCGGGCGTGCCCGACAGGGGCGGCGGACCCGGCCGCCGGACTCGGCGAGTGCTACCTCTGCGGCCGGTGCACGGAGGCCTGCCCGGCGGACGGGGCGCTCGTCTACACGCGGGCAGGAAGGAAAGAGTAG
- a CDS encoding NAC family transcription factor — MTNEKEGDYCTVCGGIRPDAIKIKTVLVDGKETGINQLELIVAGVRDLHLKDETAIRAELLKRAAVFNYIPTKKKEAYAEALMQEYRGTAE, encoded by the coding sequence GTGACGAACGAGAAGGAAGGCGATTACTGCACCGTCTGCGGCGGGATCCGGCCGGACGCGATCAAGATCAAGACAGTTCTCGTGGACGGGAAGGAGACCGGCATCAACCAGCTCGAACTGATCGTCGCCGGCGTGCGGGACCTGCACCTGAAGGATGAAACCGCGATTCGCGCCGAACTCCTCAAAAGGGCCGCAGTATTCAACTACATCCCGACCAAGAAGAAAGAGGCTTACGCCGAAGCCCTGATGCAGGAGTACAGGGGAACCGCGGAGTGA